The following is a genomic window from Saccopteryx bilineata isolate mSacBil1 chromosome 4, mSacBil1_pri_phased_curated, whole genome shotgun sequence.
aggctttgGTTAATTAACTGGATTCTCAGATGCCACAGACTCCGTGAAAAGTCACCATTATTTTCAATGGTTGTGATAGAATTTCCCCCAGTAGCCattattttaagattatattGCAGAGTtgctttatttgagctttttgtgtATACACAATCCCaaactggaagaaattaaaaaaaaaaaaaggaatcctgcTGTGAAAGGTATATATTACTCTAGATTTTTCTTACTGTAAATATTGTAAGATTGTAATACTGTcgatattttattaaccaacaaaTGTTAATCTATGTGAATTCAGACTTATTTTAAATGTGCTTCTTATTTACTGTGTGTGGTTCCTGTTGCTGACAGTATTAAGTTATATTCTGATGTAAGATTAACTTTATTAAAGAATGTAAACATTAATGTTTCCTTATGGGAAAACAAATAAAGTATAAAGAAGACaattcttttcattaaaatatactgTGTATTTACACTTGCTAGACCCAGCACCACTTATAAATTTAGTACATTGTTCAGAATTTTAGTTAACACAGCTGACATGGTTGTGCTCTGTTTGAAAGTCTAAAAGTAGGTACTGTTGGAATATAAACAGTTTGTATTTGTCTGCTGTGAAtcatcttgaaatttttaatcaagtttgtaaaatttttatagtaatagattttaatgacaatttaaaaatttatcttctcTAAAGAATGGTCAAAACAATATCCTTTCAGAAATAGAATTGTCCTTTAATATCTTTCCAAAATGATTTTGGTTAAATGGACCAGATGTATATTAGTTAAAATTTAGGACAAAGTTGTGATATTCTTTGAGTTTACACATTAGTCCTTATTGGAAATGTGCCAATTATACAGTAGAATATCATTAATTTGCACTGTTTGGGGACCCCATTAAGAATGCTGAATTTTGCCAACTAAGAAGTAagcaaatgcattttaaaaagtaaatttgagCATTCTgtattaaatatgtgcagttatTATCACATGAAGAAGCGCAGTGTGTCAGGCTGTAATATAAACCATACTTGCTGTCATGTTCTCCCATCTCAGTGCTGGGAACTCACCATGTGGAAACCAAGCAAATGTGTTGTGCATCAGCCGGCTTGAGTTTGTTCAATATCAAAGCTGAAACTAGCGAGGTCTGCTGTACTGCTTATTGAAGTATTGTGATTCTTTTAGGCATTGATTCTTACAAAATATATACTGTAACAGTATACTTTGtacagatttaaattttatttgaaaaaatgaaataaagtaggcaaaaaaataaagatgtttatttttcatgtgaCTATATAAACAGATCAGTCTTTTGTTTCAGTGCCTTTGGGGGGTGGGGTCTCTCTgctcttgggtttttttgtttgtttttaatatttgatagATGGAAACCATTTTTAAGGCTCATTATCAGGTGTACTTGCCTGATCACTCATTGGCTGAAAGAATTAAGTGTACTCTCTCACACTggaaaactactttttaaaacaaaggtttatttttaaagtttttatgtgaATGGCTTCCCTGTCTTCCTTCTtgagtcaattttaaaaattctttgatgGCGTGACTGTTAACCTAGCTATCATGGTTGAAAAGTAagagaaactggccctggccagttggctcagcagtagagcgtcagcctggcgtgcgggggacccgggttcgattcccggccagggcacataggagaagcgcccatttgcttctccacccccaccccctccttcctctctctctctctttccctcccgcagccaaggctccattggagcaaagatggcccaggcgctggggatggctccttggcctctgccccaggcgctagagtggctctggtcgcagcagagcgacacccctgaggggcagagcatcgccccctggtgggcagagcatcacccctggtgggcgtgccgggtggatcccggtcgggtgcatgcgggagtctgtctgtctctccccgtttgcagcttcaggaaaaaaaaaaaaaaaaagtaagagaaactTTCCCCATAGATCATGCCTCTTTCACAtggaaggtttttgttttctgttgttttaaatttgaaGTTGGTTTCAGATAGTATTGAATAGAAGGGTTACAAAAGAGCATTAtgataaaaaatgaagagaatctTCTGCAGAAAATAGAAGTTGTCTTTGAAAATAAGctcttttaaaattgcttttctaGTAAATAGAGTGGAAGACagtgaataaagttaaaaatagaaatgtggcATAGgagcgtgacctgtggtggccgaGTGGATCAAGAattgacctaaaatgctgaggtcaccaattcaaaacccggggcttgccccatcaagaagcaactgcaagttgatgcttcccattcctctccctgcctttttctctctatcttctctctaatatcaataagtaattttttaaaatgtggcgcAGAAATGATC
Proteins encoded in this region:
- the IGIP gene encoding LOW QUALITY PROTEIN: IgA-inducing protein homolog (The sequence of the model RefSeq protein was modified relative to this genomic sequence to represent the inferred CDS: deleted 1 base in 1 codon); translation: MCSYYHMKKRSVSGCNITILAVMFSHLSAGNSPCGNQANVLCISRLEFVQYQS